CTTGTATTAAGATCTCAGTTCGGAGAGTAGATACGACTTCTCTGAAAAAGAGCGAATTCGACACGGAAATTACTTAGTGTTAGTGTCGAAACACTTTGCAGTGAGATTGAGAAGATTAAGTTTTTTATTAACCTTGCAGAAAGAGGTTGTTGAAGAAATTTACCAGATCCAACCTGTCGACAATGCTTTTCCACGTCGAAATTGCCATTATGCAATCGCCAAGAGCATAATACTTTATTCCCATGAATTCAACGAATAATCGTGATATATAGAAGAAGAATTCATTTCTTTTGTTTAAAAGGAATACTATTTATTCATTTTGAAAGCCATTAGtcaaaaatgctttctttcattccCTTAGCTTTGATCTCCTTCACCACTTCCCTTCTATAAAGCATCTAATTCTCCAATCTTTTTAATGGCGCCCCTATACATCGCACCTTTAATTTCTGTCGCATCATGTGCATGTGTATGTGGTTCAATTCTTTTGAACTTACTCTAATTAGAGAAGATGATATTCCATAACCAAAATCAAATGTCCCTAACGAAACCCAAATTCCATAAATAATGGAGACTCATTCAAGAGACAAATAATAATGCCATTTATTATACCTCATCAAAATTTTTTCCTTAAACAAATTAATAAACCTTCTTATTACATTGAATTTGTTCCCATATCCAACATACAACACAACAATGGGAAGCGCTTACAGTAGTCATCACACTAACCTTGGCAAAGACTCAACTTCTTTCGATGCCGACGCCACCGGCACGGTTGCACGTTGGGGAGACGCCGCCTTTACACTTTCCATGGGAAATTGGAAGGAAAACAACGACCACACCGAAGTTTGGGGCGTCGAATACAAAACAAACCATCatcaaaacaagaagaagcaCGTTTGTGGCTTCCAACTCAAAGCGAATTATGATAGCAACGGCGTTGAGAGCATACATTTCGGAATCAGAGACTCTTCCTCCGAAAATGAAACCAAGTTTGCTCTCAAGATCACGAGAGTTGCACGTGACGGCCTCTCCGGCGGGATAACCGGCATCGATTCTTCTTCCACCGGCGGTGGTGCCCCCGTGTCGTTCACGAGGGCGAAGGAGAGTTGCACAATCGAAACCACCATAGTTTCCTACGGTTGTTCGAAGCGAAACGGTCTTTTCGTTCTTGAGACAAAGAAAAAGGTTAGTTCTGAAAACGGTTACGCGGTTACTTTGGCGCACTATTATATCACAACACACTTTGGACTTTCTGTAACCGCCAAAGTTTATCGCAATAAAAATGGTAACGGTTTTCATGTTGAAGTGGAGGGTCCCACGAAACACCCCAGTGATGAATTAAGTAAGGTTTTGGCTAAGACTTGCCGTACAGGAATATGGTCACCTAATTTATGTTCTCACTGTAGTAgtaataatgaaaataataagATTAATAATGTTATTGGATCAAAGAAGACTGCTATAGCTACCATAAAAAATAATGGAGTTTCCAAAAGTTCATCATTGTTGAAGGCTACTACTCCTCAGTCTAATCATCAAGAGCAACAGGGAAAGGATGAAGTAATAGGTCAAGTTGTTAAACAAGCTATGTTCTCGAGCAATGTTGAAGTGCAATACAACAAAGGTCTTATCAATTCAACTGGAAACACTACTGGTTTTCTAAACAATTCTATCATCTTTATGAATTATAAGTTGCCTAATTTGGGATAGAGTGAGATGTATCATAATGTATGTGTGGAAATATGGTGGATGGTGCGCTCTAGCTTTTTGTCTCTGTAATTGCTTCGAGTCAAGCGTTGTCAACAatggaaaatatatttatataataatttgaaaataatgtAATAAGATATGTGTATTCTATTGATAAACGcccatttattatttttaattgaagaAAGCCTGTCATGAAGCCTATGTGTAAGCTTAGAGCTGGAATATTATCTTTTGATTAAAATGTGCTATTATCCGCCAAGATCTTTATTATAACGGTAAACATGCATGTTTCTGAAGAATTAATGTTAAAATGGCATAATCTATTCATATTCCTTTAAAAAATcacatgtttaaatttttttatctttgatagaaaaaaaaatttgttgacaCTTGGATAAAAGTTCAACAGGtttgttaataaaaataaaatttactgtaaattaataaattattgtatatataaaataaaatttaaatttttgatacatttaaatgaactaataaattaattattaaatcaactcaaattaattaaacttatttttttaCCTAGGCAAATAagtaatctttttaatttttggtcATGAAACAAGTAAGCTTAATTTGGGTTCTACTTCATGGGTGTAATTCAATTACTATTCTTTTGGGTTGGATATTTCTATGGGCTTGATTCAAACGTCAAATAAATCTACTAAAATTTTACATACAGTTActtttatgtaaaattattaattaaaaaaatattaaataatttaatatatttaactaaattattatttaagtgtttttaattaacaatttcaccagaatataaatttttaccaTCTATTAAACTAATCTTTTAGATGGGTCTCTTTTTATTGCTCTAAACTCAATAGGCTATTTAAGTCACAAAAGCTACCAATGaactgtagtttttttttttttctttgttttggatCTGGCCAATGAGCTGTAGTTGAGACAGCATATGTCTCCACTCCCCAGTTCTCCTACCCCTTAAAAGAGAGATCTTGGTTTAAGTCTCAATATAATTTGACccaaaacaatgtcaaaaaaaaCTAAGCCCAACTAAAAATGTCATAAAAGTtattagatttaaattttaaatttttaaataaaagctTTGATTTATCAagtcaaaaaataccataaaaatttaaaatttatttatattttaattattatattcacataaaaatatataattatgtgaatataacctttttataattttaatttgagaAATTTTAGAGGATAGCACGTAAccaataaaaaatgaataatctcacactattagatataatcttatactattaggtagcgtttggtggacagacagagacgaaaagactgagattgagagacaAAGACTAAAAGACAGGGAttaaaataaatctcagtattctgtttggtgcaaaatgggagacaggaattgaaacaagaatgaaactctaatttaatttgcacaaggggtaaaattggaattaattaattgaaatgaaagtattttaggtataaaatgttattaaagtttcagtttctatctctaaaaatttcagtcccttgtgtccttactttttggaggtactgaaatactgaaattttagagacagagacagaaatgttagtatcagtctctgaactaacaaacacgatattaaatctcagtctctcagtctctatctcaatacctcaaaacaaaccgctaccttaaaaaacactaaataataactaattaataactataacTCACAAAACCTTGTTGCCCTAACCCTCCTCATTTATTTCACATACATGGAGCAATCTTAGTTAGGCGTCGCTCCTTAAAGGAGCAGAAGCATTCTTAATAGTAACAATGTCATCCTCCCAGTGTCTTGCTGCACTAAATCCAAAATTAAATGGATACTTCTTTTGCTTGTTTGGATAGAAGACACCGAAATGTTTCTCCACTTCAGGGCTCTTTTGGTTCTCATCAAACATCCCAAACAGGTAAGTCTCTATAGCCACATTAGGCCTCATTGGGGTACCACCCTTCACATGTTGAATCAAATTTCCCAAATAAACTCTTGCATTGTCATATGTTGCCGCAAATCCACCATCCGAAGGCCATCCACTCTCAGACACAACCACTTTCACGTATCCAATCCCGGTGTTATCAAGAGCTGCATGGACGGAGTCCAAAACTGCATCAAACAGGTTTTGGTACCCTCTTGATCCATCCCAGACAACAACATTCGGTGCAGTAAACAAAGCGTAAGGCAGTGATATATCATTGGGGTCTCCAACGTAGCTAAAATAAGGGTACACATTTGCGAAAAGTGGCGAATTTGCATAGACTAAGTAGCCGATTATGGGGTCCAAGTAGGACCTTACATCGCTTCGAAATGAACCCTTTGATGGGGGATAAGAGGTTCCTATAAGGGTCATGTCGATGGCGGTTGAAACCTTGATTTGATCTTGAAGGCCTTTAGCTCTTATGGCTTGATACACGTTTTGGATTGCTGGGAGAACGTACTGAGCCATCCATGAAGTGGAGTCGCCGACGGGTTTGACTTCGTTGCCGACGGCGATGTATTTGATGTTGACAGCTGGATAGAAGTTGAGGACGTTTGTTTGAACCCATTGGCCAGCGTTGTTTGGGTTGGCGAGGCTTTGAAGGTCGGAATTTGGAACGTCCAACATGAGCTCAATGCCGCTGTTTCTAAGTGCTTCAAGAGCTGCTTGGTTTGGATCGTAGAGCCTCATTCTCACAATGTTGTTTGCTTTGCAAAGCTCTATCACTTCTTGTGCTGATGGTAGGTTGTTGCCCATCATCCCGTAACATACACCAATTTGAGCGCCTGCAATCAAATCATTACACATTTGGAAGTGAATCATGCTGGCTGTACATTAGAATTAGTCCTCAAGATCCCTtagtagtataaaatatatgtttcagtagtataaaatatatattaaaatataaatatatattgaaaatgaattaaacaactaatatttatatacaaatatatttgtctttttaatgAATTATTGTACTGaaaattgagatatttttattagaatttaacaTACATACATAGGttgaattgttaaaaaaattaagaacacttaaaaatgagaaaaaacattAAATGGACTAAATGAGTTAGCCAGTTTATTTTGCGAGTCAGTCCATTTAAGAAAAATGTTAGGAGTTAGCAAGTTTTGTAATTTATAGTCATTAATTAATCATCactagtatttttaatggtgaaaaattttatctaatgatataaaattacttatttttcttttgatagttaaatacatgatgaaaaattttatctaatgatataaaattacttatttttcttttgatagttAAATACAGA
The sequence above is drawn from the Arachis hypogaea cultivar Tifrunner chromosome 4, arahy.Tifrunner.gnm2.J5K5, whole genome shotgun sequence genome and encodes:
- the LOC112796343 gene encoding glucan endo-1,3-beta-glucosidase, basic isoform — protein: MASFFFAITISSSALMASLLLLLALFAVNLRITGAQIGVCYGMMGNNLPSAQEVIELCKANNIVRMRLYDPNQAALEALRNSGIELMLDVPNSDLQSLANPNNAGQWVQTNVLNFYPAVNIKYIAVGNEVKPVGDSTSWMAQYVLPAIQNVYQAIRAKGLQDQIKVSTAIDMTLIGTSYPPSKGSFRSDVRSYLDPIIGYLVYANSPLFANVYPYFSYVGDPNDISLPYALFTAPNVVVWDGSRGYQNLFDAVLDSVHAALDNTGIGYVKVVVSESGWPSDGGFAATYDNARVYLGNLIQHVKGGTPMRPNVAIETYLFGMFDENQKSPEVEKHFGVFYPNKQKKYPFNFGFSAARHWEDDIVTIKNASAPLRSDA